A single genomic interval of Gossypium raimondii isolate GPD5lz chromosome 11, ASM2569854v1, whole genome shotgun sequence harbors:
- the LOC105761049 gene encoding protein RALF-like 33 encodes MAVLNYKLVVICATLMAAAAAAVMTVDASGDHHLQHPILGWIPTRSPCKGSIAECLAGEEFELDSEISRRILATTRYISYGALQRNTVPCSRRGASYYNCKPGAQANPYNRGCSRITRCRG; translated from the coding sequence ATGGCGGTACTCAACTATAAGCTCGTTGTGATCTGCGCGACGCTCATGGCAGCAGCTGCGGCGGCGGTAATGACTGTTGATGCGAGTGGGGACCACCACCTGCAACACCCGATCCTGGGGTGGATACCGACCAGATCGCCATGCAAGGGCTCCATAGCCGAATGCTTAGCCGGGGAAGAGTTCGAGCTGGATTCGGAGATCAGCCGGCGCATTTTAGCCACCACCAGGTACATCAGCTACGGCGCGCTTCAGAGGAACACCGTTCCTTGTTCCCGGCGTGGCGCTTCCTATTATAATTGCAAGCCTGGTGCTCAGGCTAACCCTTATAACCGTGGGTGCAGCCGTATT